A window of the Lepus europaeus isolate LE1 chromosome 5, mLepTim1.pri, whole genome shotgun sequence genome harbors these coding sequences:
- the SESN2 gene encoding sestrin-2, which produces MIVADSECRAELKGYLPFARDGGGGPGAGQEQSESRARQGPRGPSAFIPVEEVLREGAESLEQHLGLEALMSSGRVDNLAVVMSLHPDYLSSFWRLHYLLLHTDGPLANSWRHYIAIMAAARHQCSYLVGSHMTEFLQTGGDPEWLLGLHRAPEKLRKLSEINKLLAHRPWLITKEHIQALLKTGEHSWSLAELIQALVLLTHCHSLASFVFGCGILPEGDPDGSPGPQAPSPLSEQSSPPSGDTLNNSGGLEAARDVEALMERMRRLQDSLLRDEGTSPEEMESRFELEKSESLLVAPAADILEPSPHPDTLCFVEDPTFGYEDFTRRGAQAPPTFRAQDYTWEDHGYSLIQRLYPEGGQLLDEKFQVACSLTYNTIAMHSGVDTSVLRRAIWNYIHCVFGIRYDDYDYGEVNQLLERNLKVYIKTVACYPEKTTRRMYNLFWRHFRHSEKVHVNLLLLEARMQAALLYALRAITRYMT; this is translated from the exons ATGATCGTTGCAGACTCCGAGTGCCGTGCCGAGCTCAAGGGCTACCTGCCGTTCGCCCgggacggcggcggcggcccgggcgCAGGGCAG GAGCAGAGCGAAAGCCGGGCCCGGCAAGGCCCTCGTGGGCCCAGCGCCTTCATCCCGGTGGAGGAG GTGCTTCGGGAGGGAGCTGAGAGCCTGGAGCAGCACCTGGGGCTGGAGGCGCTGATGTCTTCAGGACGGGTGGACAACCTGGCGGTGGTGATGAGCCTGCACCCTGACTACCTTAGCAGCTTTTGGCGCCTGCACTACCTGCTGCTGCACACGGACGGGCCCCTGGCAAACTCCTGGCGCCACTATATTGCCATCATG GCTGCCGCCCGCCACCAGTGTTCCTACCTCGTGGGCTCCCACATGACCGAGTTTCTGCAGACTGGCGGTGACCCGGAGTGGCTGCTGGGCCTCCACCGGGCCCCTGAGAAGCTGCGCAAACTCAGCGAGATCAACAAGCTCCTGGCGCATCGGCCGTGGCTCATCACCAAGGAGCACATCCAG GCCTTGCTGAAGACGGGAGAGCACAGCTGGTCCCTGGCCGAACTCATCCAGGCCCTGGTCCTGCTCACCCACTGCCACTCGCTGGCCTCCTTCGTCTTTGGCTGTGGCATCCTCcccgagggagacccagatggcagccctggcccccaggccccttCACCCCTCAGTGAGCAGAGCAGCCCCCCAAGTGGGGACACACTGAACAACTCTGGG GGCCTGGAGGCCGCGCGCGACGTGGAGGCGCTGATGGAGCGCATGCGGCGGCTGCAGGACAGCCTGCTGCGGGACGAGGGCACGTCCCCGGAGGAGATGGAGAGCCGCTTCGAGCTGGAGAAGTCGGAGAGCCTGCTGGTGGCCCCGGCAG CTGACATCCTGGAGCCCTCTCCACACCCAGACACGCTGTGCTTTGTGGAAGACCCTACTTTCGGGTACGAGGACTTCACCCGGCGTGGGGCCCAGGCGCCCCCCACCTTCCGCGCCCAG GATTACACCTGGGAAGACCACGGCTACTCGCTGATCCAGCGCCTGTACCCCGAGGGTGGGCAGCTGCTGGACGAGAAGTTCCAGGTGGCCTGTAGCCTCACCTACAACACCATCGCCATGCACAGCGGCGTGGACACCTCCGTGCTCCGCAGGGCCATCTGGAACTACATCCACTGCGTCTTTGGCATCAG GTATGATGACTACGATtatggggaggtgaaccagctcCTGGAGCGGAACCTCAAGGTCTACATCAAGACGGTGGCCTGTTACCCAGAGAAGACCACCCGCCGAATGTACAACCTCTTCTGGAGACACTTCCGCCACTCAGAGAAG